The stretch of DNA GCACCCAGTGCACGCGCCGTCAGCCCGACGTGAGTGGTCATCCGCTCGTCGCGGCCGGGCCGGTGCCCGAGGCGCAACACCACGACCGCCTCGCCGTCTCTCATCCGTCCCTCGCGGCTTCGATAGCGTCCCGGACCGGTGGGTACGCGACCTCGCTCCACTCGACGCTCTCGCCGTCGACGAGCACCGTCGGAGTCGCCTGGATACCGCGGTCCATCGCTGCCTGTCGATCCGCCTCGATGGTCGGGTCGTAGATGCGACCCGTCGCGGCCCGCCGGACCTCGTCGCCCTCGGCGTCCAGACCGTCGGTCAGGTCGGCGTAGGCGTCCGGCCCGAGGCCGTCCTGGTTCTCGAACAGCCGCTTGGAGTAGGTGAAGTAGGCCTCGTCGCCGGCCTGGGCCTGGACCGACCGGGCGGCGTTGGCGGCCTGCCAGGAGGCGGTGGCGTCGACGGGGATCGGGAGGTCGTGGAACTCGTAGCGGACGAGTCCGTCCGCGAGGAAGTCCGCCGCCACCTCCGGGTAGACCTGCAGCGAGTACGTTGCACAGTGGGGACAGGCGTAGTCCTCGAAGACGGCGACGGTCACGTCGGCGTCGGGGTCGCCGGCGACGGGCGCGGGGAGGGGTTGTCCCTCCGCCGTCGGCACCGCGCTCCCGCCGGCGTCGGAGGACGGCCCGCCGAGACAGCCGGCGGTGGCCGCGACGGCGGCCAGTCCGCTCGTCAGAAACGCACGACGGCTGTGACTGCTCATAGCCGTACCGTGGCCACGGGAGCTATAAAACCCCGTTGGCATCCCGGGACCGGAACCATATTGCCGCCGCGTCCGACAGTCCGGATATGCACCTCGAAGGGAAACGGATCGTCGTCGCCGGTGGCGCGGGGTTCATCGGCTCGCACCTCGTCGAGGAACTGGTCGCCGACAACGACGTCGTGGTCGTCGACGACTTCTCGAACGGCCG from Haloarcula litorea encodes:
- a CDS encoding DsbA family protein, with the translated sequence MSSHSRRAFLTSGLAAVAATAGCLGGPSSDAGGSAVPTAEGQPLPAPVAGDPDADVTVAVFEDYACPHCATYSLQVYPEVAADFLADGLVRYEFHDLPIPVDATASWQAANAARSVQAQAGDEAYFTYSKRLFENQDGLGPDAYADLTDGLDAEGDEVRRAATGRIYDPTIEADRQAAMDRGIQATPTVLVDGESVEWSEVAYPPVRDAIEAARDG